The following is a genomic window from Ktedonobacterales bacterium.
GCAGCCAGCGATGGCGCGATGGTGGTCCTGACCGACGAAGACCTCTCCTGGGCCGGAAAGTGCTGCACCCGTATAGTCGAACTGGAAGGCGGGCGCGCCACCAACAGCTACCAGATCGAAGCGGAACACGGACCAGCCGCGCCTGAGCGCCTCATCCCCTACAAAGTACCGGCCCGCAAAGATGACCGCATCGTCCTCTATGACCCTGGCGATCTGCTCTATGCCACCAGCCGCGACGGCAAAACGATCCTGCGCACCGCCAATGAAGAAGCCACGACCAACCTGACGCTCCAGGAACTGGAAAACCGCCTGGTTGGTCGTGGCTTCTTCAAGGCCCACCGCGCCTATCTCGTCAACCTGCAACACATCAAGTCCGTCATCCAATACACCCGCAACAGCTATACCCTGCAATTGGACGACAAGCAGGAAACGCTTGTCCCCCTGAGCAAACAATCCGAAAAAGAACTTCAGGAACTGCTCGGATATTAAGCCTCGCTCGCTTGCTCTGCGGCTGCATTGACCTCTTCAATGAACCCGGTGAGCAGCCCCGCGAAGCGATCTGGAATCTCAATCGGCCCCGAATGGCCTACCCCATGCCAGACCTCCAGCGCGCAGCGAGGGACGTTGGTAAAGACCTCCGCGACACCGGCAAAGGGGACCACCGTATCCTTGTCGCCCCAGGTAACGAGGGTGGGAACAGTGATCTCTGGCAGGCGCGCCGAAACGTTGAAGCGCGCCATGTCATCCATTGTGCCCAGATAGATGGCCTCATTCCAGCGGGCGGCGTCGTCTATAAGCTGCTCCAGGTACGTGCTGGTGGGCGGCGTGGCGAACGCGGCCAGCACAAGTGGGCGCAGCCCTTCGCGGTTGCCTTGCTGGGCGTTAATCATGGCGATAATGTCTGCCGGAAACTGCATGCCAAAGGGCGCGAGCGGATCGACCAACACCAGCGCCTTCAGTCGGTCTTGATGCCGCGTGGCATACTGCATAGCAACGCCGCCGCCCATCGAATGGCCCACCAGCGTAAAATGCTGCAAGCCCATCTGCTTCACAAACTCGTGGAGGTCATCGGCATACTGCGCCAGCGTATGGCCCGTCTCGATCTGCTCGGAGTCTCCGCAGGCGCGCAGATCAAGTGTGTAAGCATGGAAGCGCGGAGACAGCCGCTCCAGCGTTGGCAGCCACCAGCGGTGGGTACTGATGAAGCCATGTACAAAGACGATGGTTTCCGTACCAGTTCCCTGCTCCAGGTAGTGCATGCGGAAATCGGTCAGTTGCGCGTGTGCCATGAGAAGTCTCCTTGTGTAGAATAGTTGCTGTGCAGGACGATACGAAAAGAAGCCACTCCAGCGGCGGCGGTGGGCAGATGATACGCTCTTATCGCTTCTTTGGCAAGTCGGCTAACGCCCGCTCCCGTAGAGGACATCGTACAGCGCGTGCGCCTTGCTGATCGCCTGGCAAATGGCGAGGCGCGGGCCAAAGTTCGCTCGCGGCGTCCAGCGTTCCCTCTGTCCGTCGTGATAGAGCAGATCGAGCCAGACCTTCTTGCGAGCCGCGCTTTGATACTGGCCGGCAGCCTGATTTCTCCAGGTCTGCGTCTGGCCGCGTATCCTCAGATCGACCGTCGCAAGCTCAGCGTAAAGAATGCCGATGATGGGTTTGTGCCGACTCACATATTCCACAAAGCCGTTGGAAAGCAGCACAATCAGCGGGTCCGGGTCTCCGGCGTTTCTGATGGCAGCGGTCACGGTGACAACGATGCCCGCCAGCAAGGCGAGCGCCGCCACAGCGACTCCCACAACGATCAGCGCGGGATACCCGGCAATCTTCCCTGGGCCAGAAGCAAATACGCCGATCAGCATCGTGAACAGCGCCATACCAGCAAATGTCACTGCGGCGGCACTGACGCCAGCAGCGAAGGCCGAGCGCCGCTTGCCGCGAACGATCCTCCAGTCGGCAGGTACGATCCCCTGCCAGACCTGATTCACGATTGCCTCTGGACCGATCATCGAGGACACCTCCGTTCGCGCGCCTGGGTCTGCCTGGCTATTGTAGCCGGGCAGCATGCAACCGTCAAGCAGGGAAGAGAGACCTCGCGGAGTCTTTTCGCCCGCGACAACAAGAGCAGAAGTCGTATAATACCGAATCCGCGTGAAGAGGAGCGTTTTACTTGTAGCGCCGCCCCCTTCGGGAAGGGCCGCTTGCCTCGGCTGGGCCTCGGCACTCTCGCTCCCGTTGGTCGCTCGCGCGTCCCTTCCTGGCGGCCATCGCTGCGCCAGGGCGAACGCTCGCCCGCCAGGCCAGCGTAGCGGCGAGCCAACGTTGAGCCGCCTGGAAGGCGGCGCTACAAGTGGCGTTCGCCCTCCAGGCCAGCGGACCAGCAGGCCAGCGTCCAGCCGCCTGGAAGGCGGCGCTACAGGTAACACGCCACGCCCGCCAACACCTCCTGTGTGGTGGAAGTCAGGGCCGTTTCAGAGCCTTAGCTCGTTGTGCGACAATGGAGGCGCCAGGAGTCCGAGCACACCATAGAGAAAGCGAAGGCTGGATATGTCTGAAGCACGCGCCAGCGATCATAACACAATCCCTTCGGTTCATCACCCGTTCTTTAGCAGGTTCTTTCGCTGGTATGCCAGCACAGGTCCGGCGCGGCGATACCTGGAGCCAATGCGCAGTGAAGTGGCCGGGCTGGCGCGGGGCGTGACGCTGGAGATCGGCGTCGGGTCCGGGCTGAACTTTGCCCTGTATCCGCCGGGGCAGGTGGAGCGCGTCGAAGCGATTGAGCCTGACGCAACGATGCTGCGCTACGCGGAACAGAGCCGCCAGCGCGCGCCTGTCCCCATCACCCTGACCCAAGCCCCCGCCGAAGCGTTGCCCTTTGCCGATGAAACCTTCGACAGCGCCCTGGCAACGCTGGTCTTTTGCTCTGTCAGCGACCCGCAGCGCAGCCTCGCCGAAATCAAGCGCGTCCTCAAGCCAGGCGGCGCGCTGCTGCTTATGGAGCATGTACGCGCCGAAGGGGCCGTGACCGCGCGCGTTCAGGATATGCTGACGCCGTTCACGAAGCTTTTGTCTGGCGGCTGCCACTGGAACCGCGATACCGCGAAGGCGGTAGCCGAGGCTGGCTTTCGGATTACCAGCGTGCGCCGCATATGGGGCGGTTTGCAGCCTGGCATCATCATCCAGGCCGAGCGCCCATAAGCAGCGTCCGGCGCTGTTGTCGAGCCGCTATGACTCCCAGACGCCCAGCAGGTCCGTCACTTTCTGGTACGCCTGGTCGGCCTCAGCCGCGCGCCCCAGCGCCTGGAGCGCATTGCCTTTTTCCAGCCAGACTATGCCCCAGGCAGGGTCGCACTGAATCGCCTGCTCGTAGGCGGCCAGCGCCTCTTCGTAGCGCGCCAGACTCGCCAGCGTCTCGCCCTGCTTGAAATACGCCAGCTTATCATCCGGCCTGAGCGCCAGCGCCTGCTCGTAAGCGGCCAGCGCCTCTTCAGGGCGCGCCAGCCCCTTCAGCGCGTCACCCTTCCCGCGCCAGGCGTCGCCGCCAGCCGCGTCATAGGTAATCGCCTGCTCGCAGACGGCCAGCGCCTCCTCGTAACGATCCAGCGCAACCAGGGCCAGACCTTTCACCGTATAGCCGCCCGCCTTCATGGGATCCAGGC
Proteins encoded in this region:
- a CDS encoding alpha/beta hydrolase gives rise to the protein MAHAQLTDFRMHYLEQGTGTETIVFVHGFISTHRWWLPTLERLSPRFHAYTLDLRACGDSEQIETGHTLAQYADDLHEFVKQMGLQHFTLVGHSMGGGVAMQYATRHQDRLKALVLVDPLAPFGMQFPADIIAMINAQQGNREGLRPLVLAAFATPPTSTYLEQLIDDAARWNEAIYLGTMDDMARFNVSARLPEITVPTLVTWGDKDTVVPFAGVAEVFTNVPRCALEVWHGVGHSGPIEIPDRFAGLLTGFIEEVNAAAEQASEA
- a CDS encoding class I SAM-dependent methyltransferase, whose translation is MSEARASDHNTIPSVHHPFFSRFFRWYASTGPARRYLEPMRSEVAGLARGVTLEIGVGSGLNFALYPPGQVERVEAIEPDATMLRYAEQSRQRAPVPITLTQAPAEALPFADETFDSALATLVFCSVSDPQRSLAEIKRVLKPGGALLLMEHVRAEGAVTARVQDMLTPFTKLLSGGCHWNRDTAKAVAEAGFRITSVRRIWGGLQPGIIIQAERP